The following coding sequences are from one Ornithorhynchus anatinus isolate Pmale09 chromosome 18, mOrnAna1.pri.v4, whole genome shotgun sequence window:
- the AKR1A1 gene encoding aldo-keto reductase family 1 member A1, with amino-acid sequence MASASEVTILHTGQKMPLLGLGTWKSEAGQVKAAIQYALSVGYRHIDCAAIYGNEVEIGEALKESVGPGKPIPREELFVTSKLWNTKHHPEDVEPALRKTLGDLQLDYLDLYLIHWPHGFERGDNPFPRNPDGTMRYDFTDYKETWKALEPLVGKGLVRALGLSNFSSRQIDDVLSVATVQPAVLQVECHPYLAQNELIGHCRERGLEVIAYSPLGSSNRDWRLPEEPALLEDPTVVALASKYGRSPAQILLRWQVQRKVICIPKSVTPSRILENIQLFDFSLTPEEMKQMAALNKNWRYIVPMITVDGKRIPRDAGHPFYPFNDPY; translated from the exons ATGGCATCAGCAAGTGAAGTTACCATCCTCCATACGGGCCAGAAGATGCCGCTTCTTGGGCTGGGCACCTGGAAGAGTGAAGCTGGGCAG GTGAAGGCGGCCATTCAATATGCCCTCAGCGTCGGATACCGCCACATCGACTGCGCTGCCATCTACGGCAACGAGGTGGAGATCGGAGAGGCCTTGAAGGAGAGCGTTGGGCCAGGAAAG CCCATACCGAGGGAGGAGCTGTTCGTGACGTCCAAGCTGTGGAACACCAAGCACCATCCCGAGGATGTAGAGCCGGCCCTCAGGAAGACCCTTGGCGACCTGCAGCTGGACTACCTGGATCTGTACCTGATTCACTGGCCCCATGGCTTCGA GCGGGGAGACAACCCCTTCCCCAGGAACCCCGATGGGACGATGCGCTACGACTTCACTGACTACAAGGAGACCTGGAAAGCCCTGGAGCCgctggtggggaaggggctggtccGGGCCCTTGGGCTCTCCAACTTCAGCAGCCGCCAGATTGACGACGTGCTCAGCGTGGCCACCGTCCAGCCCGCCGTGCTGCAG GTGGAGTGTCACCCGTACCTGGCTCAGAACGAGCTGATAGGGCACTGCCGAGAGCGGGGGCTGGAGGTGATAGCCTACAGCCCACTGGGCTCTTCGAACCGTGACTGGCGCCTGCCGGAGGAACCCGCCCTCCTGGAAGATCCCACCGTCGTGGCCCTGGCCAGCAAGTATGGCAGGTCTCCGGCACAGATCCTGCTCAG ATGGCAGGTGCAGCGGAAAGTGATCTGCATCCCCAAGAGCGTCACGCCTTCTCGCATCCTGGAGAACATTCAG CTGTTTGATTTCAGCCTGACCCCCGAGGAGATGAAGCAGATGGCGGCTCTGAACAAGAACTGGCGCTACATTGTGCCCATGATTACG gtGGACGGGAAGCGCATCCCGAGGGACGCGGGCCACCCCTTCTACCCCTTCAATGACCCTTACTGA